A DNA window from Thermosynechococcaceae cyanobacterium Okahandja contains the following coding sequences:
- a CDS encoding caspase family protein: MESAMHLGRRLFLQSAAALLLAQACWQEGSPSATTAIAASPPALRALLIGINHYPHLTLVPPLAGCLSDVERVKVVLMERFGLGRDRLTVLTDAAATLASVQEELAELQQLGDPILVYFSGYGSLWQQQPTLLLANADNSGADSLALAELLQLKSLYLWLDTRFSPPPTHGAHLRWRYAPLVPNATAPLPTDSRNLMTAWDLGVEGTIDGTTAGLFTATLTHYLVSLAADHPLDRSLMYAADDLRTHMGTEVHFAMGSLGLLDTEGESWDALVQNGGHDRSLNLWCGGLSPWLLAHLSPHSRLESASGDSVVELSSINGIVAQGTATAPLPPGDRLYEKLRRLPRNLSLKVALDSQLEKIERVDVVNALASQANVTVINGSEELPDVVITKTSAVGSYGLQWPVGTLLQESCTSTNEAAKAGMRRLEPFFATLLAHKWLALTVNPTSSHLGIATTCEQLTPQPKLLSRQYVSRASSPLPEVLRTKLPPLNLAAPLTLSKGDTCRWSIYNYGDEAVNVLALAWDSHQGLLLLPLQSHAWQLELAAGLRVPLYTWTLSHPCHWLQVFIISSRRAFNAIDQHRPRPSTTEPLLLAGEESLTLIQHLLSDLSTEPDSNDFSLDVSQWCTQSYTLRVV; encoded by the coding sequence ATGGAGAGCGCAATGCATCTTGGCCGCCGTCTTTTCCTGCAATCCGCTGCTGCGCTGTTGCTAGCACAGGCCTGTTGGCAAGAGGGTAGCCCATCGGCAACGACGGCGATCGCTGCGTCCCCACCCGCTTTACGGGCACTGTTAATTGGCATTAACCACTATCCGCACCTGACGCTGGTGCCCCCTCTGGCGGGCTGCCTCAGCGATGTGGAACGGGTCAAGGTGGTGCTGATGGAACGCTTTGGCCTTGGGCGCGATCGCCTCACGGTGTTAACGGATGCGGCGGCGACCCTCGCCAGTGTGCAGGAGGAACTAGCAGAACTCCAGCAACTGGGCGACCCTATTTTGGTCTATTTCAGCGGCTATGGCAGCCTCTGGCAGCAGCAGCCCACCCTGCTTCTGGCCAATGCCGATAACAGCGGTGCCGATAGTTTAGCTTTGGCAGAGCTTCTGCAACTGAAGTCCCTGTACCTGTGGCTAGACACGCGCTTTAGCCCTCCTCCTACCCATGGTGCTCACCTGCGCTGGCGGTATGCCCCCTTGGTGCCCAATGCCACTGCCCCCTTACCGACCGACAGCCGGAACCTCATGACTGCTTGGGATTTGGGGGTCGAAGGCACCATTGATGGTACAACTGCCGGATTATTTACCGCCACCCTCACCCATTACTTGGTCTCACTGGCGGCGGATCACCCCCTTGATCGCAGCCTCATGTACGCCGCCGATGACTTGCGCACCCACATGGGTACTGAGGTGCACTTCGCCATGGGTAGCCTTGGCCTGTTGGATACGGAGGGGGAGAGTTGGGATGCCTTGGTTCAAAATGGTGGCCATGATCGCAGCCTCAACCTTTGGTGTGGCGGGCTAAGTCCATGGTTGCTGGCGCATCTGAGTCCCCACAGCCGCTTAGAGAGCGCAAGTGGCGACAGCGTAGTAGAACTCAGCAGCATTAATGGCATCGTGGCGCAAGGGACAGCGACCGCTCCCCTGCCCCCGGGCGATCGCCTCTACGAGAAACTCCGGCGCTTGCCCCGCAACCTCAGTCTTAAAGTGGCGCTAGATTCACAGCTTGAGAAAATTGAACGGGTTGATGTGGTCAACGCCTTGGCCAGCCAAGCGAATGTCACGGTCATCAATGGCTCCGAAGAACTACCAGATGTCGTGATTACCAAAACATCAGCCGTGGGCAGTTACGGCCTGCAATGGCCCGTAGGCACCCTACTCCAAGAGAGCTGCACCAGCACCAACGAAGCGGCCAAGGCAGGAATGCGACGTTTAGAGCCATTTTTTGCCACGCTGCTTGCCCACAAATGGCTGGCTCTCACCGTCAACCCAACCTCAAGTCACTTGGGTATTGCCACCACCTGCGAGCAACTGACCCCACAGCCCAAACTTCTCAGTCGCCAATACGTCAGCCGCGCTTCTAGTCCCTTGCCAGAGGTGTTGCGCACAAAACTGCCTCCCCTTAACTTGGCCGCCCCCCTCACCCTCAGTAAAGGAGATACCTGCCGTTGGAGCATCTATAACTACGGGGATGAGGCTGTCAACGTCTTGGCTCTGGCATGGGACAGCCACCAAGGACTGCTCCTGTTGCCCCTACAATCCCACGCATGGCAGCTCGAACTGGCAGCGGGGCTGCGGGTGCCCCTATACACGTGGACGCTGAGCCACCCCTGTCACTGGCTACAGGTATTTATCATCAGTAGCCGCCGCGCCTTTAATGCTATAGATCAGCACCGCCCACGCCCGAGCACGACTGAGCCGCTGCTTTTGGCCGGGGAAGAGAGCCTAACCCTGATCCAACACCTCCTGAGCGATCTGAGTACAGAGCCGGACAGCAACGACTTTAGCTTGGATGTGAGCCAGTGGTGTACCCAAAGCTATACCCTGCGGGTGGTCTAG
- the phoU gene encoding phosphate signaling complex protein PhoU translates to MASFFERQLQRLRTDLLRLGTLVEATCQLSYEVLVERNLHALDLLLQREQEVDRYYQQLTQDTIEVLTLQAPVANDLRFLASLLHLSRDLERMADYAVEIATAAQRLFGDPTTSSLLPDIQVMFERSLLLVSESLSALANLDVNLAAAIARHDDAVDADYARIYQCLCRPMANTEPVEVRLLLLVVIRNLERMGDHATKIGERVCFIVNGYPP, encoded by the coding sequence GTGGCTTCTTTTTTTGAACGTCAACTCCAACGCCTCCGCACCGATTTGCTCCGCCTAGGAACACTGGTGGAAGCCACCTGTCAACTCTCCTATGAGGTGCTAGTTGAGCGGAATTTGCATGCTCTGGATCTGCTCCTACAGCGGGAGCAGGAGGTGGATCGCTACTATCAGCAATTGACCCAAGACACGATTGAGGTCTTGACCCTACAGGCTCCGGTCGCTAACGATCTGCGCTTTTTAGCCAGTTTGCTCCACCTCAGTCGCGATCTGGAGCGCATGGCTGACTATGCGGTGGAAATTGCCACGGCGGCTCAACGCCTGTTTGGCGATCCGACAACCTCTAGCCTGCTACCGGATATACAGGTCATGTTCGAGCGATCGCTACTGCTGGTTTCCGAAAGCCTATCTGCGCTGGCTAACCTTGATGTGAACTTGGCTGCCGCGATTGCCCGCCACGATGATGCGGTGGATGCTGACTACGCCCGCATTTACCAGTGCCTTTGTCGCCCGATGGCGAATACTGAACCGGTGGAAGTACGTCTGTTACTGTTAGTGGTGATCCGCAACCTAGAGCGCATGGGCGACCATGCTACCAAAATTGGCGAGCGGGTGTGCTTTATTGTGAATGGCTATCCCCCCTGA
- a CDS encoding cation diffusion facilitator family transporter, which produces MPHPQRATQRVLWLTLGLNVLVTLTKATVGVLSHSLSLQADALHSFTDSASNVLGLVALQWATPHPDREHPYGHQKFEALGALGIAAFLGMACFEILQSALERLWQQDSRITIGAVELWLMIGVLGMNIGITLYEHHMGRKLNSPVLLADAQHTLSDVWVTIAVLLGLIGVWTFNWYWLDVALAFPVAALVFWSAWSVLKTNIPWLVDEVAIAPEAIYDLVMSITGVVNCHDISSRGMVGRQVFIEMHLVVDTENVTAAHAITEQVEAALQERYGPARIVIHVEPQDYQSSRITFS; this is translated from the coding sequence ATGCCGCACCCGCAACGGGCGACCCAACGGGTTCTCTGGCTCACCCTAGGGCTTAATGTTCTTGTGACCCTCACCAAGGCCACTGTGGGTGTGCTGAGTCATTCCCTGAGTTTGCAGGCGGATGCCCTCCACAGTTTTACCGATAGTGCCAGTAATGTGCTGGGGTTGGTGGCACTACAGTGGGCGACCCCCCATCCAGATCGCGAGCACCCCTATGGTCACCAGAAATTTGAGGCCCTAGGCGCGTTGGGGATTGCCGCATTTTTGGGGATGGCCTGCTTTGAAATTCTCCAGAGTGCTCTAGAGCGACTGTGGCAGCAGGACAGTCGCATCACAATTGGGGCGGTGGAACTGTGGTTAATGATTGGGGTGCTGGGGATGAATATTGGCATTACCCTCTACGAGCACCACATGGGGCGTAAGCTCAACAGTCCGGTGTTGCTGGCGGACGCTCAGCATACCCTCAGCGATGTCTGGGTCACCATTGCCGTTCTGTTGGGGTTAATCGGTGTCTGGACCTTTAACTGGTATTGGCTGGATGTGGCGCTGGCCTTTCCGGTTGCGGCGCTAGTGTTTTGGAGTGCATGGTCAGTCCTAAAGACCAATATTCCATGGCTGGTGGATGAGGTGGCGATCGCCCCCGAGGCTATCTACGACCTTGTGATGAGCATTACGGGGGTAGTGAATTGCCATGACATTAGTTCCCGAGGGATGGTAGGGCGGCAGGTGTTTATTGAAATGCACCTCGTTGTGGACACCGAAAACGTCACGGCTGCCCATGCCATTACCGAGCAGGTGGAAGCCGCCCTGCAAGAGCGCTATGGACCGGCTCGCATCGTCATTCATGTGGAACCCCAAGATTACCAGTCCAGCCGGATCACATTTTCCTAA
- a CDS encoding S41 family peptidase, producing the protein MTALVAVTGAGLHWSRSLAGFRQSPKELVDEVWQVIDREYVDATFNGNDWRAVRREFLSRNYTNPEDAYKAAREMLEKLNDPYTRFMDPEQFRSMQIETSGELTGVGITITQDEETKEITVVSPIEGSPAAEMGLMAKDVILRIDGKSTKGMDINQAVSMIRGPVNTKVRLTIQRGKEVMNFEITRARIEIHPVRHSLRQTPQGSVGYIRLVTFSSNAAAEMRSAIRELEKQGVQGYVLDLRSNPGGLLFASAEIARMFLPQGDIVSTVNRQGEADRLRAGRGFLTAKPMVVLIDGGSASASEILAGALQDNKRAVLIGTKTFGKGLVQSVQPVGEGAGIAVTIAKYFTPSGRDINKKGIEPDIEVQLTEQQRQQLTREDLATDKDPQFTRAIAVLNERILAERRNPQSAQPSTSATR; encoded by the coding sequence ATGACGGCCTTAGTTGCTGTCACCGGTGCGGGCTTACACTGGTCAAGGAGTTTAGCGGGGTTCCGCCAAAGTCCTAAGGAACTGGTAGATGAAGTCTGGCAAGTGATTGATCGCGAGTACGTGGATGCCACGTTTAACGGCAACGACTGGCGGGCAGTGCGGCGTGAATTTTTGTCGCGTAATTACACTAATCCGGAGGATGCCTACAAAGCGGCGCGGGAAATGCTCGAAAAGCTCAATGATCCCTACACGCGCTTTATGGATCCCGAGCAATTTCGGTCGATGCAAATTGAAACCTCCGGTGAGCTAACGGGGGTGGGCATCACCATTACCCAAGACGAGGAAACCAAGGAAATTACGGTAGTTTCGCCCATTGAGGGTAGCCCAGCGGCTGAAATGGGCTTAATGGCCAAGGATGTAATCCTGCGCATTGATGGGAAATCCACCAAAGGCATGGATATTAACCAAGCCGTGAGTATGATCCGCGGGCCTGTGAACACGAAGGTGCGGCTGACGATTCAGCGGGGCAAGGAAGTCATGAACTTTGAAATTACCCGTGCCCGCATTGAAATTCATCCGGTGCGCCATAGTCTGCGACAAACGCCCCAAGGATCTGTGGGCTACATTCGCCTTGTCACCTTTAGCTCCAATGCGGCGGCGGAAATGCGCAGCGCCATCCGCGAGCTAGAAAAACAAGGAGTTCAAGGCTATGTCTTAGATTTGCGCTCCAATCCGGGGGGCTTGCTCTTTGCCAGTGCCGAAATTGCCCGCATGTTTTTGCCCCAAGGGGATATTGTCTCCACGGTGAATCGCCAAGGGGAAGCGGATCGCCTGCGGGCCGGTCGGGGTTTTCTTACCGCGAAGCCCATGGTCGTCCTCATTGATGGGGGTTCGGCTAGTGCGAGTGAAATTCTGGCGGGGGCACTCCAAGACAATAAACGCGCTGTTCTCATTGGCACCAAAACCTTTGGCAAGGGGCTGGTGCAGTCGGTGCAGCCGGTGGGTGAAGGTGCCGGCATTGCGGTGACAATTGCCAAGTACTTTACCCCAAGTGGCCGCGACATTAATAAAAAAGGCATTGAACCCGATATTGAAGTGCAACTCACGGAGCAGCAGCGGCAGCAACTCACCCGCGAAGATCTTGCCACCGACAAGGATCCGCAGTTTACGCGGGCGATCGCGGTGCTCAACGAGCGCATTTTGGCTGAGCGGCGCAACCCCCAATCCGCGCAGCCGAGTACCAGTGCTACCCGTTAA
- a CDS encoding spore coat U domain-containing protein, translating into MASSPQKDMKSYDEGVTLAALDAALGLSLIVLGQWNAAMGCRRIWQISLPTLVVSQILCPSLVLANCTISSVSGLNFGAYSSFDTAPTDATGQFIFTCSDVQGPVTIRLSTGVANSFTPRQMALGTARLNYNLYIDTARTQIWGDGTGGSSLRTLTPVNNAPTTLDIFGRIPPRQFIPAGNYADTITITIQF; encoded by the coding sequence GTGGCGAGCAGTCCCCAGAAAGATATGAAAAGCTATGATGAAGGGGTGACCCTTGCCGCCCTTGATGCTGCGCTGGGTTTATCGTTGATTGTTCTGGGCCAGTGGAATGCTGCCATGGGCTGCCGCCGTATTTGGCAAATCAGTTTACCAACGCTGGTTGTGAGCCAGATCCTGTGTCCGAGCCTTGTCCTAGCCAATTGCACCATCAGTAGCGTGAGTGGCCTGAACTTTGGTGCCTACAGTTCCTTTGACACTGCACCCACAGATGCCACCGGCCAGTTTATTTTTACCTGTAGCGATGTTCAAGGGCCAGTCACCATTCGCCTCAGCACTGGCGTGGCTAACAGCTTTACCCCCCGCCAGATGGCTTTGGGCACCGCTCGCCTCAACTATAACCTCTACATTGATACCGCTCGCACCCAAATTTGGGGCGATGGCACGGGCGGCAGTAGCCTGCGCACCCTCACGCCTGTGAATAATGCTCCCACCACCCTCGACATCTTTGGTCGCATTCCGCCGCGCCAATTTATCCCCGCTGGCAATTACGCCGACACCATTACCATTACGATTCAGTTTTAA
- a CDS encoding M20 family metallopeptidase produces MLARIRQLAASLTPRLIDIRRHLHRYPELSGEEHQTAAYVAGVLSSAGLTIQQNVGKVGVVAELAGAGSENRLIALRTDMDALPIQERTGLDFSSKHAGVMHACGHDVHTTVGLGTAMLLAELRHELPGSVRFIFQPAEEIAQGASWMIADGAMKDVSAILSLHVFPSIPAGEVAVRYGALTAAADDLELTILGESGHGARPHEAVDAIWIAAQVISALQQAISRTQNPLRPVVLTFGKIQGGRAANVIADRVTLQGTVRSLHPETRTNLPAWIEQIVANVCNAYGARYQLHYRRGVPGVENTPYLSQLLAEAATDVVGASHVHILPEPSLGAEDFALYLEHAPGAMFRLGVGFRDRPNYPLHHPEFDVDEQAIPVGVMTLAHAICRYWQIPY; encoded by the coding sequence ATGCTTGCTCGCATTCGCCAATTGGCCGCCAGCCTCACCCCGCGCCTCATTGATATTCGCCGCCACCTGCACCGCTACCCAGAACTGAGTGGCGAAGAGCATCAAACCGCGGCCTACGTGGCTGGGGTGCTATCTTCGGCAGGATTGACGATTCAGCAGAATGTGGGCAAAGTGGGGGTCGTGGCAGAACTGGCTGGCGCAGGCAGTGAGAATCGCTTGATTGCCCTGCGCACGGATATGGATGCCCTGCCCATTCAAGAGCGCACAGGTCTGGACTTTAGCTCCAAACATGCCGGGGTGATGCACGCCTGTGGCCACGATGTACACACCACTGTTGGCCTAGGAACCGCCATGCTTTTAGCAGAACTGCGGCATGAACTGCCTGGGTCGGTGCGCTTTATCTTTCAGCCAGCGGAGGAAATTGCCCAAGGAGCCAGTTGGATGATTGCCGATGGCGCAATGAAAGACGTGAGCGCCATTCTGTCGCTGCATGTGTTTCCTAGTATTCCCGCTGGGGAGGTGGCGGTGCGCTATGGTGCCCTGACGGCGGCAGCGGATGATTTGGAGTTAACCATTTTAGGGGAGTCCGGTCATGGGGCGCGTCCCCACGAAGCGGTCGATGCCATTTGGATTGCCGCCCAGGTGATTAGTGCCCTGCAACAGGCCATCAGTCGCACCCAAAACCCGCTGCGGCCAGTGGTTCTGACCTTTGGTAAAATTCAGGGCGGGCGGGCGGCCAATGTGATTGCCGATCGGGTCACCCTGCAAGGCACGGTGCGATCGCTCCATCCAGAAACCCGCACCAACCTGCCCGCGTGGATTGAGCAGATTGTGGCCAATGTCTGCAATGCCTACGGTGCTCGCTACCAACTGCATTATCGCCGCGGTGTACCGGGGGTGGAAAACACCCCCTACCTCTCGCAATTACTGGCGGAGGCGGCCACCGATGTGGTAGGTGCCTCCCACGTTCACATTTTGCCGGAACCCTCCCTCGGGGCAGAAGATTTTGCCCTGTACCTTGAGCACGCCCCGGGTGCCATGTTTCGGCTAGGGGTTGGCTTTCGCGATCGCCCCAACTATCCACTGCACCACCCCGAATTTGATGTGGACGAGCAGGCAATTCCGGTGGGAGTCATGACCTTAGCCCATGCCATCTGCCGCTACTGGCAAATTCCCTATTGA
- the ahcY gene encoding adenosylhomocysteinase: MVSSAVPPETSVRHDVKDLSLAPLGQQRIEWASREMPVLRQIRDRFAQEKPFSGIRLAACCHVTTETANLAIALKAGGADAVLIASNPLSTQDDVAASLVVNHGIPVFAKKGEDTATYLRHVNIALDHKPNIIIDDGCDVVATLVKERQSQLADIIGTTEETTTGIVRLKAMFREGVLTFPAINVNDADTKHFFDNRYGTGQSTLDGIIRATNILLAGKTVVVAGYGWCGKGTALRARGMGANVIVTEIDPVRAIEAVMDGFRVMPMLEAAPQGDIFITVTGNKHVIRAEHFAIMKDGAIVANSGHFDIEIDLETLKTLAKEVRVVRNFTEEYILPSGKSIIVLGEGRLINLAAAEGHPASVMDMSFANQALGCEYLVKHKGQLAPGIHAIPTAVDQEIARLKLQAMGIAMDTLTPEQIEYMNSWTAGT; the protein is encoded by the coding sequence ATGGTCTCTTCTGCCGTCCCCCCCGAAACCAGCGTCCGCCATGATGTCAAGGATTTGAGCTTAGCCCCCCTTGGCCAGCAGCGGATTGAATGGGCCAGTCGGGAGATGCCGGTGCTGCGGCAAATTCGCGATCGCTTTGCCCAAGAAAAACCCTTCAGTGGCATTCGCTTAGCCGCCTGCTGCCACGTCACCACCGAAACCGCTAACTTGGCGATCGCCCTAAAAGCGGGGGGAGCCGATGCCGTCCTCATTGCCAGTAACCCCCTCTCCACCCAAGACGATGTGGCCGCCAGCCTCGTCGTGAACCACGGCATCCCCGTATTTGCCAAAAAAGGCGAAGATACCGCAACCTACCTGCGCCACGTCAACATTGCCCTTGATCACAAACCCAACATCATTATTGATGACGGCTGCGATGTGGTGGCCACCCTCGTCAAAGAGCGCCAGTCGCAACTAGCGGATATTATCGGTACCACCGAAGAGACCACCACCGGCATTGTTCGCCTCAAGGCCATGTTTCGCGAAGGCGTGCTCACCTTCCCCGCTATCAACGTCAACGATGCCGACACCAAGCACTTCTTTGACAACCGCTATGGCACCGGCCAGTCCACCCTCGACGGCATCATTCGAGCCACCAACATCCTGCTTGCCGGTAAAACCGTGGTCGTAGCGGGCTACGGTTGGTGTGGCAAAGGAACCGCCCTGCGGGCACGGGGCATGGGAGCCAACGTGATTGTCACGGAAATTGATCCGGTGCGCGCCATTGAAGCCGTCATGGATGGGTTCCGCGTCATGCCCATGCTCGAGGCCGCCCCTCAGGGTGATATTTTCATCACCGTCACCGGCAATAAGCACGTCATTCGGGCCGAGCACTTTGCGATCATGAAAGATGGAGCCATAGTGGCCAACTCCGGCCACTTCGACATTGAAATTGATCTAGAAACCCTGAAAACCCTTGCCAAAGAGGTACGGGTTGTACGCAACTTTACCGAAGAGTATATCCTCCCCAGTGGTAAGTCCATCATTGTGCTGGGGGAAGGGCGGCTGATTAACTTGGCTGCCGCCGAAGGACACCCCGCCAGCGTCATGGACATGAGCTTTGCCAACCAAGCCCTTGGCTGTGAGTACCTCGTGAAACATAAAGGGCAGCTTGCCCCCGGCATTCATGCCATTCCCACCGCCGTGGATCAGGAAATTGCCCGCCTGAAACTGCAAGCGATGGGGATTGCCATGGATACCCTCACGCCGGAGCAGATTGAGTACATGAACTCTTGGACGGCGGGTACCTAG
- a CDS encoding mechanosensitive ion channel family protein: protein MIQRWLGVRFWVCLCLGVLLVVGGAHLPSMAQSAATVPAPVAEVEGYPVTIDGEVIFEVRHGLGSFSPQERAEAIRRRILQVAEQDDIPVESITIKKVGDRNEVAIVQGDRPLLTITAADAAERLLSQEAAAIELVQRIRDVVEQYRQDRAPQRLLQNVVYAVLTTILTIILCSVIVRVSAKIFVPVTRWGAQRIPPLRLQNFEIISREAIETWLLRVLQFARLFLLLFILYLYLTFVFNLFPWTRAFGQNFLNHFLFSLELVFTGIGNYLPNLVAIAVIIAITYYILKGVRAIFYAIETERLVIPGFYTDWAKPTYNLLLILIVAMAAVVVFPYLPGFDSPAFRGISVFLGILFSLGSTSAIANVVGGVILIYTRAFQQGDLIQIGDVQGIVIQKTLLVTRVCRPNNQVVTIPNSSLLNSNVTNLSVAIRELDRPLILQTTITLGYDVPWREVYAAMIEAGRRTPSILEDPAPFVWQTALNDYHISYQLNAYTRDWPRVPWILSELHEHLQDACNEAGIEIMSPSYLALRDGNTSTMPGKYLGDDYQPPGFRVVLPK from the coding sequence ATGATTCAGCGTTGGCTAGGGGTTCGCTTTTGGGTGTGCCTGTGTCTGGGCGTTTTGCTTGTTGTTGGTGGTGCCCACTTACCGAGTATGGCTCAATCGGCAGCAACTGTCCCCGCTCCGGTAGCGGAGGTTGAGGGGTATCCGGTCACAATTGATGGGGAAGTCATTTTTGAGGTGCGCCATGGCCTCGGGTCGTTTAGTCCCCAAGAGCGGGCAGAAGCCATTCGTCGCCGGATTTTGCAGGTGGCGGAGCAGGATGATATTCCAGTTGAAAGTATCACGATTAAGAAAGTGGGCGATCGCAATGAGGTGGCAATTGTCCAGGGCGATCGCCCCCTGTTAACGATCACGGCTGCTGATGCGGCTGAGCGCTTACTGAGCCAAGAGGCGGCGGCGATTGAACTGGTGCAGCGAATTCGCGATGTGGTGGAGCAGTATCGTCAGGATCGGGCACCGCAACGCCTACTGCAAAATGTTGTCTATGCCGTATTGACAACTATTTTGACGATTATCCTCTGCTCGGTCATTGTGCGCGTGTCGGCCAAGATTTTTGTGCCTGTCACCCGCTGGGGGGCGCAGCGTATTCCACCCCTGCGGCTGCAAAACTTTGAAATTATTTCTAGGGAAGCTATTGAAACATGGTTGCTGCGGGTGTTGCAATTTGCACGCCTTTTTTTATTGCTATTTATTCTCTACCTTTACCTGACGTTTGTTTTTAATTTGTTTCCTTGGACTCGTGCCTTTGGCCAGAATTTTCTTAATCATTTTCTTTTTTCCCTTGAGTTGGTGTTCACCGGCATTGGCAACTATTTACCCAATCTGGTAGCGATCGCGGTCATTATTGCCATTACCTACTACATCCTCAAAGGAGTACGCGCCATTTTCTACGCCATTGAAACAGAGCGCCTAGTGATTCCGGGGTTTTACACCGACTGGGCAAAACCCACCTACAACCTGTTGCTGATTTTAATTGTGGCCATGGCGGCAGTGGTGGTGTTCCCCTACTTGCCGGGGTTTGACTCGCCTGCCTTTCGTGGCATTTCGGTATTTTTGGGGATTTTGTTTTCCTTGGGGTCAACCTCAGCCATTGCCAATGTTGTGGGTGGCGTGATCCTAATTTACACGCGCGCTTTCCAGCAAGGGGATCTCATTCAAATTGGCGATGTCCAAGGCATTGTGATCCAAAAAACCCTGCTGGTGACCCGGGTGTGTCGCCCGAACAACCAAGTGGTGACCATCCCCAACTCCTCGCTTCTAAATAGCAATGTGACCAACCTCTCGGTGGCTATTCGTGAACTCGACCGTCCCTTAATTTTGCAAACCACCATTACCCTAGGCTATGACGTGCCCTGGCGGGAGGTCTATGCGGCCATGATCGAAGCGGGACGGCGCACCCCCAGCATTCTTGAGGATCCGGCTCCCTTTGTCTGGCAAACGGCTCTGAATGACTATCACATTAGCTACCAACTCAACGCCTATACCCGCGATTGGCCGCGGGTGCCATGGATTCTCTCGGAACTGCACGAACACCTACAGGATGCCTGTAACGAGGCGGGCATTGAAATTATGTCCCCCAGTTACTTGGCTCTGCGGGATGGCAACACCAGCACCATGCCCGGCAAGTATCTGGGCGATGACTACCAACCCCCGGGTTTTCGCGTTGTCTTACCGAAGTAG